Within the Channa argus isolate prfri chromosome 12, Channa argus male v1.0, whole genome shotgun sequence genome, the region CGCCTCACAGAGCTGCATCAATATACAGGCAGCGAGTCAGAAGACGACAGGAAACGGGGCATctggctttcaaaataaaatctaggACATAAAGTTAAATTCATCAAGAGTTTAGAGCCACCTATTGTGAGTAATGCATCCAGTGCTGatggtatttgtgtgtttctgtaatcATTTACACATATAAAACTAAATACTATAATTTGTTTAGTAAAATGTGTCCTACTCATTTACTGAGACTGCAATAATTAAGCGAATTTGCTGATATAAATATCAAGTTCTGTTTTGGCTAAACTGAGGCGGGTCCATCCCTTTGTTTTGAAAGCCGTGGCCGGATGTACTGTTGACTGTCTTGCCACTTGCTCCATAGATTTAAAGGTGGTGCAAGGAGAGAGAGGCTCCTCACTGCGAATGACGCTATAggactgatttatttatttaattgctaTTATTTACATGGACTggctttgctttttaaaaccCGGCTGATTTTAAACAGATGCGTCATAACGGCACCATGCTCCTTTGCACCGTCTGCACCACCTCCGGCCAACCTCTGGATGCTATTTGGTCCTGTTAGAAAATATTCTCTCCTGTGCTCCAGCAGCGTAGCGCTTTGAGGCTAATTGGTGTTTCTGACTCCCCCCCTGACGGCGTGTTGTACTTGGCTTTGAGAATCGATCCCATCCATTCTTCCTCTCTCCGCTTAGTCACTTATTCTCGCACACACACGTTGCTGGTGCATTCAAAAGCGCAATAATCCACTcgctttcattttcctctgagTCACATCTTCTCTGGATGGACGCGTCTTGCTGCCGTGTTTGCGCCTCCAGCCTCCAGCCTTGAACCTTGAATCTGCTCTTTTTACTCTAAACTCACATAAGTCTAATTATAATCTTACAGTTTACACAAAAGCGCCCGCTGCCTCCCACTCGCCCATCGCTCTGTGTTTGTCCCAGGTAAGCTCAGCCGGCTGCCTTCTGGGAAAAACACCAGGGGTTTAAATGGTTGGCAGTGCAGAAGTGGAGAGATGCTGGTCTGCTTCAttataacaataacatttagTGCAGTCTTTAGACCAACTTTACAGCAACTCTGCATTAAAAAAGTTATCTTAAAGTTATCTTAAATACATCAaaggctttcagcttgtctcttcagggtcGCCAGAGTGGAACGTTTTCCGCAcgttgttttagttttttcctgccacaaccctcccagcCAGGCGGGCCCACATCTGGTGGCGTGGGACTCCCATTCCAATGCCCTACCAAAGTTTTCTTAAATCCAGTAAATTCATTTACACCATTAGGAGTTGAGGCTGTGCTTTGCGACTAAAGCCCGTTTCAGACATGCAGTGGAATTCTTATATTATCCGGACTTTTTAGGAgcaggtgtatgtgtgaacgaaAATGTCTCCGCCGACATTATCCGGATTATTTCCTTCGAGCCCCCTGCTGTAATGTCCGGATTATGCGCGTGAGCACGTGCGTGCACcacgctgctctgtcctgaatgGTCTGGAGGATTAAAAGTGATCGAGCGCTGGTTCCACCCAAGTTTAGCATATGAGACTACGAAAATCGGCCACGTTGATGGAAATATCACTGGCTTTGGAGCTTTACTTTTCATTTATACTGTAGAAAGAGTAACGATTACACAGTTTTGCAGTGGTATTGCAATATTATCCAAAAAGccaattgttttaattaaacagcttttaaaaaatatacttttttagGGGGtctggacatgttcagaggagagactgtgaatatatcggtagaaggatgctgaggttagagctgccaggcaggaggtctagaggaagatcaaatgGATGTAGttagggaggacatgaagtttgttggtgtgagagaagaggatgcagaagacagagttagatggaggcacatgattcagcCGAAAGGTGAAGAATAAAGAAGACTTTTTTATTGCAACCAATTATTACAgcttaaatgtatttatctaaCATGTCATACATAGAATATGTATGAAAAGATTTTAAGAGCCCaccacacacacgtacacacacacataaattaacaaattatcTATTCCATATATATCAAGTGATACACGTGTTTAAAGCAGAATATGCATTAATcatcatttgaaaaaacaaaattgtcatTGTAGTATatttcattgtaaaataaaCCCAACTATATTTCAGGACAATCATTTCCCCTACAGCACTAGTTCCAATAACAGACTTTAGCAGCTTCTTGGTTCCCTTATTGTCCACACTGACAGGGTTGAATGGAAAAAATTACTTATTTCTCTTATGTGACTAACTTGAAATACCCAATAAAGAATTTctaaataacacacattttttaataatggtTTCGAGCCTCAGTGTTGAGGGGTGTACGTTTGGAACTGTTTCGCTTAAAGACCCACTCACCATCATCATACTTATAAAGAAGCCCTCCCTGACAACCTCCTTATCTCATCCTGCAGTTAACTGCTTCTCCCCACAGATCAGTGCAGGCCTGCTGTCATTTTACTACATGACAAACAGCATAGTTTGGAAATCATACAGGTGAACGTTCAGTTTGATTCCGATTTTATTGCAAGGTGACCCACAGATACTAGTATGTGATCAAATTCATTCATGTAATCAAAAGTGACTTTACAAAGCAAAAGTGAGCCGTGAAGTCCTGTGTTAACCCTCAGTGTGTATTTATTAaagcacaaatgtatttaagaaaaaacagtaaaaaacagtAGACATAATAATACTATTCAAACTATTAATTCTTATCAGTAAATGAACTGACTTAAATTTGTTCTTGGATTCAGTTGTGTCAAGCCATAAATAAATCATCAGTAGCAGCATAATGTGTGAAATTGAGTGTGTGGTTGattatgaattttaaataaggtaaaagaaaaaagaaagaaaaaaaagattaatgctTCCTAAAGTTGAATCAAGCTGAATGTAACAATCAACCACTATTCAGGTTCCATGGTTAGCACTGACTCTGTGGTTAAAGGCACAGATGGAAATTTCTCcgaaaaacattttcatgaaaTTGCAGGAAGGTGATTACACCACCCCACTTAAAATTCGAAGTCAGAGTTTTGAGTACTGAGTCAGGTTTTCAGGAAAGGATGACTCCAGTTTACAATAAATTAACAGCAACTTGACGTTTTTAAAATCTCTCTCCTTCACTCCTAAAACCTTGGTTTTCAGTGTTGCTACTGTAGCTGATCTGCATCAGAGATTTGGTATAACGCTAGTTCcattaaacaacacaaaacccATTTTGGCATAGAGATGCTGGTCCTTGTTTGGCACAATCTCAAAATGCTACAGATTTTTTCTCCCACTAAGTATCCAATCATTGAAATCAAGAAGCTCGGACAGAGAAAGGTCTCTTGAGGGATCACCCAAGGTTGGCAGTGGGGGTGGAGACTGAGAGATAAGTTCGTCAAAAGTGTTGGAGGTAGTCTGCGGGATGTTGAGCGGGCTTGGGACGGTGAGAAGGGAAAGCAAAGATGATGtattaggttttatttgttgattACAACTTGGCTTTAAGCCAAAGACAGGAGCAGGAAATGTCTGAGGTGAAACTGCAAGTGACTGAGGAGTCGGATCTCGTAGAGTTGAAGGAAGAAGAGAACTTGAGTTATTTGGATTTCCACTAAAAAATCCTGTATTCATGCAATGTCCTTGTGCTGGtactacattttctgtttctacattGGAATAAGGGGGCATTACGTTAGATGAGGAAGTtataaaagaagtttgtttcaTTACAAATGCATCTAGTGAGTCCAAATTATGTGTAAAGAAACAGGAATCTACTGACAATGAAGAGGTTTCATGGAGGGCATCTTGCACAGATGGAGGTAGAGCACTAAAGGGAATCGGATTTGGAACAGGGCTAGAGCTCACAGGTTTACTGTTTGTTGGGCTTGAGGTGATAAGAGGCCCTTCACTGAACAGAGAGTGAGGAGCTGGGAGCGTGGAGAAAGACAGGGAATAAGGAACGGTCACTgggctggaggaggaggtgatgaAGAGGTCAGTAGGCGTGGCAGAAGATGAAGCCAATGTGGTTGGAGCAGAAGGTGAGAGATTGATATTTTCCACACAGTCATGGGTTTGAAGTCCCAGGCTGGAGTTCAAAGAGGTAGAGATTGAAGAGGCTGCCAATAAAGTGGAGCTTGAAGTCTTACGAGGACATTTCATTGGGCTGGAAGCAATCTGACAGTCTGCTGTGGAGGAAACCGATAGGCCAGTGGAGGAGCTGGATCTGGAGCTGGAGCTAGAGCTTGGGGCAGAGGCTGTGAGGGGGCAGTAAGGTTCATGGGATTCCAGAGCTGTCGTATACAGGTGGAAGTCTTTTTTCAATGCTGCAATTTCCTTTTGGAGGGCTGAGTTTGATCGCTCCAGACTCTGCAGCTCCTGAGGAGAAGACAATAGATATCAACATGGGGGAAAAACTGCAATATGTCAATTTGAGTCAGGTATATCTTTATTATCCGGCTGAGTGGCACCCATTAGCCATAAAGCAAACTATTAAAGACATACATCAAAagacaaataataaatgcaatcacatcacatcacactGGGGCAGACTTGTGTAATAAAACACTACAGCCAGGCAATACTAATGACACACTTCTTAAAGAGTCTTCCCGTGCACCATAATAAAAAGCACAGCAGGCAGAGTGAATGATGCATGGCTAAAGTCTACCCCCCCCAAAGGAGAACTGAAAAATGGTTCTTAGTGACAGTACTGTGACTTCAGCACGAAAGGAGAACATAGGGGgtggggaaagaaagaaaaacagcagttcCCTGCTGATCAATGCACTTTAATTAGAAAACTCTTTTTCTAAAAAGATTtactcttttatttatatatgtcgcccaaaacaaaacaggtttattttaaaaagtgtctggAATTTTCTCTAATTTATCCGCTTAAGTTTTAGTTCAGTCCAAACTCCAGAGATGCTCTGAACAAAagtggtttcttttttcctcaagATTAAATGGCTACTAATCTCTTTAAGATCCAAAAGGTCAATGAGTCACATTCACAGTAGCAGTACTTTGGCTTTGTATTTgcacattctttaaaaaaaacattacctgCTGACACCACTTTACTGCTACAAACCAGCCTGATTGAAACAtaagaaacataaaagaaacaGTTGAAGAAACAACCGAcctcatgtacacacacacacacacacgtacgaGAACTGAAAGAGAAGACgagactgaaaatgaaagtctttACTCCCTTGACACAAAATACACCCCCCATTCATAAATTCTATAAACACAAACTTATCTAACCAGTAATAATATGCAAGCAatcaaaaagcaaacagaaacatgtttgagCACAAAATtagatacagtacagtaatttaCAGATTCAGGTTTTGTCATAACAAGAGTagtatgcaaacattttatagGTGTGTGTTTCAACGTGTGTAGCATTCAGGCCTAAAAGCAATACATCGCACAGGACAGCTTTATGAAATCACATTTTGAtctttgttaaatttaattgagaaagaaaaaaaatgccgAATTATGGACACCACTGACTGCACACGAGTCTTTTAATCTGGTAACTATTTACCCTGCAGACTTAAGTGAATTTACATTTCCCTATTTCCAAAAAGCTCTTTAGTCTTTTGTAATGTGCTTAATAGCTTGATCCAGTTCTCATTTATGGTATACTTCATTAAACATATGACACTTTGTGCTTTGTGGCAACTTTGATTGAGACTCTATTTGGTTCTGAGCGAgagctgcaaatgaaaaactaattttgATAATAGTATTTTTTAGTGGCAAGGGAGATTTCTGAGGTTATATTCACATATAACTTTGGGGCAGCAGTGGTGTAGTTGATAGAATGGCCACCTACTGACCAAGGGTCAGAGGTTCGCGCCCTGCTTTTCCCAcccaaatgtcaaagtgtccctggggcaagacactgaatccccaacagtCCATTCCCAatccccagctgcgcagtgcaggtcccaagcccagtagaaaatggggaggggTGTGtcgggaagggcatccggtgtaaaaactgtgccaaatcaacatgtggaaacCCTGAATATACAGGatgagccaaaaggacaaaaaaaatattcatgtgtAATTTATACTTACACatgaattgaaaatgaatgaaaataataactATTTTCAGCGGTGTGAACaaaatttttttatatgaaatcagaaatgtattttcatgcTTCTGACAAGCcattatgcatttgtgtgtgtgtgtgagagagagagagagagagaaagagagagggaaagagagactTTGGAATTTGCCcgctggaaaaagaaaacaaaagtgtttgGAAAAACTGAAGAGGggatgtatgtgtatgtatgtgcccgtgtgtgtctgtgtgtgagagtgcaTGTGCGTGAGTCTGTATGAAGCAGAAAGGAAAGGGAGGGTCGGAGGGGAGGGCAAGTAAAAGGGAGTGAAAGTCCTTCTGTTAAAGGAGACTATTTACAAGAAACGGCTGTGAGCATGCTGCCAAAttacacaagacacacacacaccactagtCACACAGCTCGTGTGTGTGTACGTCTGCACCAGAAAGAGGTGACAGAGCCACAGACTTAAGGTGTAAGGAAg harbors:
- the batf2 gene encoding basic leucine zipper transcriptional factor ATF-like 2 isoform X1; its protein translation is MSPLFMDTECEPTTPGSLSADDSNSHTAGSEREGEGPQLPKKTGTKRREKNRDAARKSRRKQTERADELHEELQSLERSNSALQKEIAALKKDFHLYTTALESHEPYCPLTASAPSSSSSSRSSSSTGLSVSSTADCQIASSPMKCPRKTSSSTLLAASSISTSLNSSLGLQTHDCVENINLSPSAPTTLASSSATPTDLFITSSSSPVTVPYSLSFSTLPAPHSLFSEGPLITSSPTNSKPVSSSPVPNPIPFSALPPSVQDALHETSSLSVDSCFFTHNLDSLDAFVMKQTSFITSSSNVMPPYSNVETENVVPAQGHCMNTGFFSGNPNNSSSLLPSTLRDPTPQSLAVSPQTFPAPVFGLKPSCNQQIKPNTSSLLSLLTVPSPLNIPQTTSNTFDELISQSPPPLPTLGDPSRDLSLSELLDFNDWILSGRKNL